One Burkholderia vietnamiensis LMG 10929 genomic window carries:
- a CDS encoding ABC transporter permease, giving the protein MLSTSTRATTPAVARTTGPGDAIPALPANGLQPLAGMLRWIVVAVLTIAVALPLGFILFQSLLTAPFFDANKTLGVEGFRFIFADPDFWSAVKNSFIIAGGMLFISIPLGGILAFLMVRTDLPGRRWLEPLLLTPVFVSPMVLAFGYVVAAGPVGFYSVWFRQLFGVQDVPWNVYSILAITVIVGLTHVPHVYLYSSAALRNLGSDVEEAARVTGARPFRVALDVSLPMTMPALLFAGVLVFFLGFEVFGLPLVLGDPEGHLVLATYLYKLTNKLGVPSYHLMAAVAVCIVAITFPLVLLQRRLLKTANRFVTVKGKAGRSTVLPLGAWRWVALAIVALWLALTVIVPISGIVLRAFVTNWGEGVPLADVLTLANFVELFEQDNLVRAIVNTLGIGVIGGALAVGFYSLVAFAGHRRRDWATRLLDYLVLLPRAVPGLLAGLAFLWIFLFVPGLRELKNSMWSIWIAYTVVWLAYGMRLIQSALLQVGPELEEAGRSVGATRSRVSLDVTLPLVRFGLLAAWLLIFMIFEREYSTAVYLLSPGTEVIGALLVSLWATGAVDQVAALSVINIAMVGAGLGVALRFGVKLHG; this is encoded by the coding sequence ATGCTTTCAACCAGCACACGGGCAACGACGCCGGCCGTTGCGCGCACCACCGGCCCCGGCGACGCGATCCCCGCGCTCCCGGCCAACGGCCTGCAGCCGCTCGCCGGCATGCTGCGCTGGATCGTCGTCGCGGTGCTGACCATCGCGGTCGCGCTGCCGCTCGGCTTCATCCTGTTCCAGAGCCTGCTCACCGCGCCGTTCTTCGACGCGAACAAGACGCTCGGCGTCGAAGGCTTCCGCTTCATCTTCGCTGATCCCGATTTCTGGTCGGCCGTGAAGAACTCGTTCATCATCGCCGGCGGGATGCTGTTCATCTCGATCCCGCTCGGCGGCATCCTCGCGTTCCTGATGGTGCGCACCGACCTGCCCGGCCGCCGCTGGCTCGAGCCGCTGCTGCTCACGCCGGTGTTCGTGTCGCCGATGGTGCTCGCGTTCGGCTACGTCGTCGCGGCCGGCCCGGTCGGTTTCTACTCGGTCTGGTTCCGGCAGCTGTTCGGCGTGCAGGACGTGCCGTGGAACGTGTACTCGATCCTCGCAATCACGGTGATCGTCGGCCTCACGCACGTGCCGCACGTGTACCTGTACTCGTCGGCGGCGCTGCGCAATCTCGGCTCGGACGTCGAGGAAGCCGCACGCGTGACGGGCGCACGTCCGTTCCGCGTCGCGCTCGACGTGAGCCTGCCGATGACGATGCCCGCGCTGCTGTTCGCCGGCGTGCTGGTGTTCTTCCTCGGCTTCGAGGTGTTCGGGCTGCCGCTCGTGCTCGGCGACCCCGAAGGCCACCTCGTGCTCGCCACCTACCTGTACAAGCTGACCAACAAGCTCGGCGTGCCGTCGTATCACCTGATGGCCGCGGTCGCGGTGTGCATCGTCGCGATCACGTTTCCGCTGGTGCTGCTGCAGCGCCGGCTGCTGAAGACGGCGAACCGCTTCGTCACCGTCAAGGGCAAGGCCGGCCGCTCGACCGTGCTGCCGCTCGGCGCATGGCGCTGGGTCGCGCTCGCGATCGTCGCGCTGTGGCTCGCGCTGACCGTCATCGTGCCGATCTCCGGCATCGTGCTGCGCGCGTTCGTGACCAACTGGGGCGAAGGCGTGCCGCTCGCCGACGTGCTGACGCTGGCGAACTTCGTCGAACTGTTCGAGCAGGACAACCTCGTGCGCGCGATCGTCAACACGCTCGGCATCGGCGTGATCGGCGGCGCGCTCGCGGTCGGCTTCTACTCGCTGGTCGCGTTCGCGGGTCATCGCCGCCGCGACTGGGCGACCCGGCTGCTCGACTACCTCGTGCTGCTGCCGCGCGCGGTGCCGGGCCTGCTCGCCGGCCTCGCGTTCCTGTGGATCTTCCTGTTCGTGCCGGGCCTGCGCGAGCTGAAGAACTCGATGTGGAGCATCTGGATCGCGTACACCGTCGTGTGGCTCGCGTACGGGATGCGGCTGATCCAGAGCGCGCTGCTGCAGGTCGGCCCGGAACTCGAGGAAGCCGGCCGCAGCGTCGGCGCGACGCGCAGCCGCGTGTCGCTCGACGTGACGCTGCCGCTCGTGCGCTTCGGGCTGCTCGCCGCGTGGCTGCTGATCTTCATGATCTTCGAGCGCGAATACTCGACGGCCGTCTACCTGCTGTCGCCCGGCACCGAAGTGATCGGCGCGCTGCTCGTGTCGCTGTGGGCGACCGGCGCCGTCGACCAGGTCGCCGCACTGTCTGTCATCAACATCGCGATGGTCGGCGCCGGACTCGGCGTGGCCCTGCGCTTCGGAGTGAAACTTCATGGATAA
- a CDS encoding ABC transporter ATP-binding protein: MDKLIVDDLHLSYGANPILNGVSFELKAGEVVCLLGASGSGKTTLLRAVAGLEQPSGGRIQLDGRVFFDGAQRIDLPVEQRSLGLVFQSYALWPHRTVADNVGYGLKLRRVAAAEQKRRVQAALDQLGLGHLAERFPHQLSGGQQQRVAIARALVYNPPVILLDEPLSNLDAKLREEARAWLRELIVSLGLSALCVTHDQTEAMAMSDRILLLRNGRIEQEGTPAELYGAPRSLYTAEFMGSNNRIDARVAAVDGERVTLAGDGWQLQALARDAFAPGQPAQAVIRLERVQVVDGPGANRLQADLVTSMYLGDRWEYLFHRGDMRLRAFGHAPRAAGAHWIEFPANDCWAFAKAG, translated from the coding sequence ATGGATAAGCTCATCGTCGACGACCTGCATCTCAGCTATGGCGCCAACCCGATCCTCAACGGCGTGTCGTTCGAACTGAAGGCCGGCGAAGTCGTGTGCCTGCTCGGCGCGTCGGGCAGCGGCAAGACCACGCTGCTGCGCGCGGTGGCCGGCCTCGAACAGCCGTCCGGCGGGCGCATCCAGCTCGACGGCCGCGTATTCTTCGACGGCGCACAGCGCATCGACCTGCCCGTCGAACAGCGCTCGCTCGGCCTCGTGTTCCAGTCGTACGCGCTGTGGCCGCACCGCACCGTCGCCGACAACGTCGGCTACGGGCTCAAGCTGCGCCGCGTGGCGGCTGCCGAACAGAAGCGCCGCGTGCAGGCCGCGCTCGACCAGCTCGGCCTCGGTCATCTGGCCGAACGCTTCCCGCATCAACTGTCGGGCGGCCAGCAGCAGCGCGTCGCGATCGCGCGCGCGCTCGTCTACAACCCGCCGGTGATCCTGCTCGACGAGCCGCTGTCGAACCTCGACGCGAAGCTGCGCGAGGAAGCGCGGGCGTGGCTGCGCGAACTGATCGTGTCGCTCGGCCTGTCGGCGCTGTGCGTGACGCACGACCAGACCGAGGCGATGGCGATGTCCGACCGCATCCTGCTGCTGCGCAACGGCCGCATCGAGCAGGAAGGCACGCCGGCCGAGCTGTACGGCGCACCGCGCTCGCTGTACACGGCCGAATTCATGGGCAGCAACAACCGGATCGATGCGCGCGTCGCGGCCGTCGACGGCGAGCGCGTGACGCTGGCCGGCGACGGCTGGCAGCTGCAGGCGCTCGCGCGCGACGCGTTCGCGCCCGGCCAGCCCGCGCAGGCCGTGATCCGGCTCGAACGCGTGCAGGTCGTCGACGGCCCCGGCGCGAACCGGCTGCAGGCCGATCTCGTCACGTCGATGTATCTCGGCGATCGCTGGGAATACCTGTTCCATCGCGGCGACATGCGGCTGCGCGCGTTCGGCCACGCACCGCGCGCGGCGGGCGCGCACTGGATCGAATTCCCGGCCAACGACTGCTGGGCGTTCGCGAAGGCGGGCTGA
- a CDS encoding ABC transporter substrate-binding protein — protein sequence MNPNRRHFLAQASALAATLSTAPAVLRAQSGTRPLLRAGDQKGGLRALLEAAGELNGVAYDIAWTEFPAAAPLAEALNAAAVDCGPIGDAPVIFALASGARLKVIGANRSDPYGTAVLVRPDAALKDAADLKGKRIGTTRGSIGHFVTLKALDAAGLPPDAVSFRFLPPADTMLALATGSIDAWATWEPYTALAETSGRARVLVNGRGLWSGLSYIAATDAAIAAKRDVLRDFVQRVVRAQAWSYRHVDAYSATLARIIGIPPAAAKLQFERRNTRWQPIDATVIAQQQRTADFYLKAGLLREPLDVRATFDRGFPLA from the coding sequence ATGAATCCGAACCGACGCCACTTCCTCGCGCAGGCCAGCGCACTCGCCGCCACCTTGAGCACCGCGCCGGCCGTACTGCGTGCGCAATCGGGCACGCGGCCGCTGCTGCGCGCCGGCGACCAGAAAGGCGGGCTGCGCGCGCTGCTCGAAGCGGCCGGCGAGTTGAACGGCGTCGCCTACGACATCGCGTGGACCGAGTTTCCGGCCGCCGCGCCGCTCGCCGAAGCGCTGAACGCGGCGGCCGTCGACTGCGGGCCGATCGGCGACGCACCGGTGATCTTCGCGCTCGCGTCGGGCGCGCGCCTCAAGGTGATCGGCGCGAACCGCTCGGACCCATACGGCACCGCGGTGCTCGTGCGGCCCGACGCAGCGCTGAAAGACGCGGCCGATCTGAAGGGCAAGCGCATCGGCACCACGCGCGGCTCGATCGGCCATTTCGTCACGCTGAAGGCGCTCGATGCGGCCGGCCTGCCGCCCGACGCCGTGTCGTTCCGCTTCCTGCCGCCGGCCGACACGATGCTTGCGCTCGCCACCGGATCGATCGACGCATGGGCGACGTGGGAACCGTACACCGCGCTCGCCGAAACGAGCGGCCGCGCGCGCGTGCTCGTCAACGGCCGCGGGCTGTGGTCGGGCCTCAGCTACATCGCGGCCACCGATGCCGCGATCGCGGCGAAGCGCGACGTGCTGCGCGACTTCGTGCAACGCGTGGTGCGTGCGCAGGCGTGGTCGTACCGGCACGTCGACGCGTATTCCGCGACGCTCGCGCGCATCATCGGCATCCCGCCGGCGGCGGCAAAGCTGCAGTTCGAGCGGCGCAACACGCGCTGGCAACCGATCGACGCGACGGTGATCGCGCAGCAGCAGCGCACCGCCGATTTCTATCTGAAGGCCGGGCTGCTGCGCGAGCCGCTCGACGTGCGCGCGACGTTCGACCGCGGCTTCCCGCTCGCGTGA
- a CDS encoding ABC transporter substrate-binding protein, giving the protein MPFAPKPLAAALALVAGTAVAQVPAGYPGSYQGVVDAAKKEGKLIVYSTTDTGLVRPLIKDFESLYGVKVEYNDMNSTELYNRYISENAASSTSADVLWSSAMDLQVKLVNDGLMASYDSPESQHVPQWAQYQKQAYGTTFEPLAIVYNKRLIPENEVPKTRADLIRLLTTQADKFKGKVTTYDIEKSGVGFNYLTQDAHVNEKVTWELVKAIGATGPKLQSSTGAMMERISSGENLIGYNIIGSYAYAKAKKDKSIGYVFPKDYTQVVSRLATISKKAKNPNAAKLWVDYLLSKRGQTLIANQANLYAIRTDVAGETSAASLTKELGDSLKPIQIGTGLLVYLDQSKRLAFLKQWQQAIKR; this is encoded by the coding sequence ATGCCGTTTGCACCGAAGCCGCTCGCCGCCGCGCTGGCACTCGTCGCGGGCACCGCCGTCGCACAGGTTCCCGCCGGATATCCGGGCAGCTATCAGGGCGTCGTGGACGCCGCGAAGAAGGAAGGCAAGCTGATCGTCTACTCGACCACCGACACGGGCCTCGTGCGCCCGCTGATCAAGGACTTCGAAAGCCTGTACGGCGTGAAGGTCGAATACAACGATATGAACAGCACCGAGCTGTACAACCGCTACATCAGCGAGAACGCCGCCAGCAGCACGAGCGCCGACGTGCTGTGGAGCTCCGCGATGGACCTGCAGGTGAAGCTCGTCAACGACGGCCTGATGGCGTCGTACGATTCGCCCGAAAGCCAGCACGTGCCGCAATGGGCGCAATACCAGAAGCAGGCGTACGGCACGACATTCGAGCCGCTCGCGATCGTCTACAACAAGCGCCTGATCCCCGAGAACGAGGTGCCGAAGACGCGCGCCGACCTGATCCGGCTGCTCACGACGCAGGCCGACAAGTTCAAGGGCAAGGTCACGACCTACGACATCGAGAAATCCGGCGTCGGCTTCAACTACCTGACGCAGGACGCGCACGTGAACGAAAAGGTCACGTGGGAGCTGGTGAAGGCGATCGGCGCGACCGGCCCGAAACTGCAGTCGAGCACGGGCGCGATGATGGAGCGCATCTCGTCCGGCGAGAACCTGATCGGCTACAACATCATCGGCTCGTATGCATACGCGAAGGCGAAGAAGGACAAGTCGATCGGCTACGTGTTTCCGAAGGACTACACGCAGGTCGTGAGCCGCCTCGCGACGATCTCGAAGAAGGCGAAGAACCCGAACGCCGCGAAGCTGTGGGTCGACTATCTGCTGTCGAAGCGCGGCCAGACGCTGATCGCGAACCAGGCGAACCTGTATGCGATCCGCACGGACGTCGCCGGCGAAACGTCGGCCGCGAGCCTCACGAAAGAGCTCGGCGACTCGCTGAAGCCGATCCAGATCGGCACCGGCCTGCTCGTGTATCTCGACCAGTCGAAGCGGCTCGCATTCCTGAAGCAATGGCAGCAGGCGATCAAGCGCTGA
- a CDS encoding porin encodes MKSCVQRFARTARVSVPALAVGVAAGAAHAQSSVTLYGIMDAGIEYANHAAPDGGDSFKLKSGNKNTSRWGLRGIEDLGGGLKAVFRLESGIDLANGASDDGPDAIFARRATVGLKGKWGEVSLGRNFTVTYDYMLPFDPMGYAQNYSWATSSMATGARKDGLFTRASNAVRYDGEFGGFRFGALYGFGNVPGSVKTSSKYDFALGYEAGPFAAVVTFDRQNGAADSVAPTDTVNYVQGIHAGVSYDFGSLKTMAGYRNYRRTYHTRAANQLSDMMWVGGTYQFTPTFSMIAAVYHQNIKGGSDADPTLVSVRANYALSKRTVLYAAGAFAIAQHGEKVGVSRDVSGYGTTQVGVTAGIQQRF; translated from the coding sequence ATGAAGTCATGCGTTCAACGTTTCGCCCGCACCGCCCGCGTGAGCGTGCCGGCCCTCGCGGTCGGCGTCGCGGCCGGCGCCGCGCACGCGCAGTCGTCGGTCACGCTGTACGGGATCATGGACGCCGGCATCGAATACGCGAATCACGCCGCGCCGGACGGCGGCGATTCGTTCAAGCTCAAGTCGGGCAACAAGAACACGTCGCGCTGGGGCCTGCGAGGCATCGAGGATCTCGGCGGCGGGCTGAAGGCCGTGTTCCGCCTCGAAAGCGGGATCGACCTCGCGAACGGCGCGTCGGACGACGGCCCCGACGCGATCTTCGCGCGCCGCGCGACCGTCGGCCTGAAAGGCAAATGGGGCGAGGTATCGCTCGGGCGCAACTTCACCGTCACCTACGACTACATGCTGCCGTTCGACCCGATGGGCTACGCGCAGAACTACTCGTGGGCGACGTCGTCGATGGCGACGGGCGCGCGCAAGGACGGGCTGTTCACGCGCGCGTCGAACGCCGTGCGCTACGACGGCGAGTTCGGCGGCTTCCGGTTCGGCGCGCTGTACGGCTTCGGCAACGTGCCGGGCAGCGTGAAGACCAGTTCGAAGTACGACTTCGCGCTCGGCTACGAGGCCGGCCCGTTCGCGGCGGTCGTCACGTTCGACCGGCAGAACGGCGCGGCCGACAGCGTCGCGCCCACCGATACCGTCAACTACGTTCAGGGCATACACGCGGGCGTCAGCTACGACTTCGGCAGCCTGAAAACGATGGCCGGCTATCGCAACTACCGCCGCACCTACCATACGCGCGCCGCGAACCAGTTGAGCGACATGATGTGGGTCGGCGGCACGTACCAGTTCACGCCGACGTTCTCGATGATCGCCGCCGTCTATCACCAGAACATCAAGGGCGGCAGCGACGCCGATCCGACGCTGGTGTCGGTGCGCGCGAACTACGCGCTGTCGAAGCGCACGGTGCTGTATGCGGCCGGCGCGTTCGCGATCGCGCAGCATGGCGAGAAGGTCGGCGTGTCGCGCGATGTCTCCGGATACGGGACGACGCAGGTCGGCGTGACGGCGGGGATTCAGCAGCGCTTCTGA
- a CDS encoding sensor histidine kinase: MTIRPNLRTQVALWLLLPLLGLLALDSWLTYQRAMSAAHVAFDRTLSSSLKSIREGVRLNDGEIEVDLPYLALEMFESGDGGKIYYLIRDDRGRTITGYPDLPLPPRGGALFVTQYYDVVYRGEQLRMAALRVPVHDVPSAQTRIVWVMVGETIEARQALAREILTGSLLQEGLLVVLALGIVWLGVGRGLRPLNRLSATVAARSDGDPTPLDTAGMPSELAPLVESINLYIARTQRMQLARRRFFADAAHQLKTPLAAVQAGVELALRPDEQPRATAHLRRANGAVRQAAKIVQQLLSLSRLDSDSGHAVAHQPVALHRIARSATLDWSPVARARDIDLGFEHDADVDVLGQPDLLGELIGNLIDNAIRYAGDRAVITVRVSRDGAHARLDVIDDGPGIPAGERDAVFERFHRGSTTQTIEGTGLGLSIVREIARVHRGSVTLADADGGGLIVTVWLPVLPEAG, from the coding sequence GTGACGATCCGCCCGAACCTGCGCACGCAGGTCGCGCTGTGGCTGCTGCTGCCGCTGCTCGGCCTGCTCGCGCTCGACTCGTGGCTCACCTACCAGCGCGCGATGAGCGCCGCGCACGTCGCGTTCGACCGCACGCTGTCGTCGTCGCTGAAGTCGATCCGGGAAGGCGTGCGGCTCAACGACGGCGAGATCGAGGTCGACCTGCCGTATCTCGCGCTCGAGATGTTCGAGTCCGGGGACGGCGGCAAGATCTACTACCTGATCCGCGACGATCGCGGCCGCACGATCACCGGCTACCCCGACCTGCCGCTGCCGCCGCGCGGCGGCGCGCTGTTCGTCACGCAGTACTACGACGTCGTGTATCGCGGCGAGCAGTTGCGGATGGCCGCGCTGCGCGTGCCCGTCCACGACGTGCCGAGCGCGCAGACGCGCATCGTGTGGGTGATGGTCGGCGAGACGATCGAGGCGCGCCAGGCGCTTGCGCGCGAGATCCTGACCGGCTCGCTGCTGCAGGAAGGGCTGCTGGTCGTGCTGGCGCTCGGGATCGTGTGGCTCGGCGTCGGGCGCGGGCTGCGACCGCTGAACCGGCTGTCGGCGACGGTCGCCGCGCGCAGCGACGGCGATCCGACGCCGCTCGACACGGCCGGCATGCCGAGCGAACTCGCGCCGCTGGTCGAGTCGATCAATCTGTACATCGCGCGCACGCAGCGGATGCAACTGGCGCGGCGGCGTTTCTTCGCGGATGCCGCCCATCAGCTGAAGACGCCGCTCGCCGCCGTGCAGGCGGGTGTCGAACTGGCGCTGCGGCCCGACGAGCAGCCGCGCGCGACTGCGCATCTGCGGCGCGCGAACGGCGCCGTGCGGCAGGCGGCGAAGATCGTCCAGCAATTGCTGTCGCTGTCGCGGCTCGATTCGGACAGCGGCCACGCGGTCGCGCATCAGCCGGTCGCGCTGCACCGGATCGCCCGCAGCGCGACGCTCGACTGGTCGCCGGTCGCGCGTGCGCGCGACATCGACCTCGGCTTCGAGCACGATGCCGACGTCGACGTACTCGGTCAGCCGGACCTGCTCGGCGAACTGATCGGCAACCTGATCGACAACGCGATCCGCTACGCGGGCGACCGCGCGGTGATCACCGTGCGCGTGTCGCGCGACGGCGCGCACGCGCGCCTCGACGTGATCGACGACGGGCCGGGCATTCCGGCCGGCGAGCGCGACGCGGTGTTCGAACGCTTTCATCGCGGCAGCACCACGCAGACGATCGAGGGCACCGGGCTCGGGCTGTCGATCGTGCGCGAGATCGCGCGCGTGCATCGAGGCAGCGTGACGCTCGCCGATGCGGACGGCGGGGGATTGATCGTGACGGTGTGGCTGCCGGTGTTGCCGGAGGCGGGGTAG
- a CDS encoding c-type cytochrome: protein MNALPFADWALRFLQLLYRAQLACAQTLHALGLTGDADGQAAWPWAQRVALETLRIDAGLTRQLAFAVAATVFAAALGCVAIASRKYRAAASIAGLAGACFAPWPPASLWLAPAVPTSFQRNPEPFSVANVMHGARLYGQHCAACHGADGRGEGPLAATLAHWPPTFAGALLARRLDGELYWRVRHGTRDAHGATSMPGFAATLGPADTWAVLDYLKALSAGSGARAEGAWPVPVPLPALDVRCGDAAPQPLARWRDGQRVRIVALAAGATPPREDPRWQTLILTGDDARMSAAPDAPAGARANCVATTAGAWQAFATIAGVPPDAFGGTQLLADRRGWLRARALPGSGGWSADDLLCRAQTSTRPSDAAANADPLTALLLRVDSEPVQDVQAGLPH, encoded by the coding sequence ATGAACGCGCTGCCGTTTGCCGATTGGGCGCTGCGGTTCCTGCAACTGCTGTATCGCGCGCAGCTCGCGTGTGCGCAAACGCTCCATGCGCTGGGCCTGACCGGCGACGCCGACGGCCAGGCCGCGTGGCCGTGGGCGCAGCGGGTCGCGCTCGAAACGCTGCGCATCGACGCCGGCCTCACGCGGCAGCTTGCGTTCGCCGTCGCGGCGACCGTGTTCGCCGCGGCGCTCGGCTGCGTCGCGATCGCGAGCCGCAAGTACCGTGCGGCCGCGTCGATCGCCGGGCTCGCCGGCGCTTGCTTCGCGCCGTGGCCGCCGGCTTCGCTGTGGCTCGCGCCCGCCGTGCCGACCAGCTTCCAGCGCAATCCCGAACCGTTTTCCGTCGCGAACGTGATGCACGGCGCGCGCCTGTATGGGCAGCATTGCGCGGCCTGTCATGGTGCGGACGGCCGCGGCGAGGGACCGCTCGCGGCGACGCTCGCGCATTGGCCGCCGACCTTCGCGGGCGCGCTGCTCGCGCGGCGGCTGGACGGCGAACTGTACTGGCGCGTGCGCCACGGCACCCGCGACGCGCACGGCGCGACCTCGATGCCGGGCTTTGCGGCGACGCTCGGGCCGGCCGACACGTGGGCCGTGCTCGATTACCTGAAAGCGCTGTCGGCCGGCAGCGGTGCGCGCGCCGAGGGCGCGTGGCCCGTGCCCGTCCCGCTGCCGGCGCTCGACGTGCGCTGCGGCGATGCGGCGCCGCAGCCGCTCGCGCGCTGGCGCGATGGCCAGCGCGTGCGGATCGTCGCGCTCGCCGCGGGCGCCACGCCGCCTCGCGAGGATCCGCGCTGGCAGACGCTGATCTTGACCGGGGACGACGCTCGTATGTCGGCCGCACCGGACGCGCCGGCCGGCGCACGCGCGAACTGCGTCGCGACGACGGCCGGCGCATGGCAGGCGTTCGCGACGATCGCGGGCGTGCCGCCCGATGCGTTCGGCGGCACGCAGCTGCTCGCCGACCGGCGCGGCTGGCTACGCGCCCGCGCGTTGCCGGGCAGCGGCGGCTGGTCCGCCGACGACCTGCTATGCCGCGCGCAGACGAGCACGCGCCCGTCCGACGCCGCCGCAAACGCCGATCCGCTGACCGCGCTGCTGCTGCGCGTGGACAGCGAGCCCGTGCAGGACGTGCAGGCCGGGCTGCCGCATTGA
- a CDS encoding MOSC domain-containing protein yields the protein MPAISELFVYPIKSCAGIALPRAQLLETGLAYDRHWLITTPDGMMITQRTHPRLALIRTALEHDALVLNAPGMPEIRTPLDGDATPATPAMAATVWRDIVDAIDTGAETAAWLTQFVGTPLKLARFADGARRGCNRKWTGDVDTHTQFADGYPLLVIGQSSLDDLNARLAAKGAPAIPMNRFRPNLVVSDLDAYEEDFVEHLDAAGATPVRLRLVKLCTRCPIPTIDQASGEPNPQWPHEPTDTMQTYRANPNFDGALTFGINAIVVAGAGAWLEVGQALDAQLGFGD from the coding sequence ATGCCAGCCATTTCAGAACTGTTCGTCTACCCGATCAAATCCTGCGCCGGCATCGCGCTGCCGCGCGCGCAATTGCTGGAGACGGGCCTCGCGTACGATCGCCACTGGCTGATCACCACACCCGACGGGATGATGATCACGCAGCGCACGCATCCGCGGCTCGCGCTGATCCGCACGGCGCTCGAGCACGACGCGCTGGTGCTGAACGCGCCGGGCATGCCCGAGATCCGCACGCCGCTCGACGGCGATGCGACGCCCGCCACGCCCGCGATGGCGGCGACCGTGTGGCGCGACATCGTCGACGCGATCGACACGGGCGCCGAGACGGCCGCATGGCTCACGCAATTCGTCGGTACGCCGTTGAAGCTCGCCCGCTTCGCCGACGGCGCGCGCCGCGGCTGCAACCGCAAATGGACCGGCGACGTCGATACCCACACGCAGTTCGCCGACGGCTATCCGCTGCTCGTGATCGGCCAGTCGTCGCTCGACGACCTGAACGCGCGGCTCGCCGCGAAAGGCGCGCCCGCGATTCCGATGAACCGCTTCCGCCCGAACCTCGTCGTGTCGGACCTCGATGCGTACGAGGAAGACTTCGTCGAGCATCTCGACGCGGCCGGCGCGACGCCCGTGCGGCTGCGCCTCGTGAAGCTGTGCACGCGCTGCCCGATCCCGACGATCGACCAGGCGAGCGGCGAGCCGAACCCGCAATGGCCGCACGAGCCGACCGACACGATGCAGACGTATCGCGCGAACCCGAACTTCGACGGCGCGCTGACGTTCGGCATCAACGCGATCGTCGTCGCGGGCGCGGGCGCATGGCTCGAGGTCGGGCAGGCGCTCGACGCGCAGCTGGGGTTCGGGGACTGA
- a CDS encoding response regulator has protein sequence MRVLLVEDNPNLAQSLHDALSAARFAVDHMADGEAADHVLRTQDYALVILDLGLPKLDGLEVLRRLRARRNPVPVLILTAHGSVEDRVKGLDLGADDYLAKPFELTELEARARALIRRSLGHEHSRIECGPLAYDSVDRSFQLAGAALSLTPRERSVLEVLILRNGRAINKETLSEKIFGLDESVNADAIEIYVYRLRKKLENTGVAIVTLRGLGYLLEAKAAA, from the coding sequence ATGCGTGTGCTGCTCGTCGAAGACAACCCGAACCTCGCGCAGTCGCTGCACGACGCGCTGAGCGCCGCGCGCTTCGCGGTCGATCACATGGCGGACGGCGAAGCCGCCGATCACGTGCTGCGCACGCAGGACTACGCGCTGGTGATCCTCGATCTCGGGCTGCCGAAGCTCGACGGGCTCGAGGTGCTGCGCCGCTTGCGCGCGCGCCGCAATCCGGTGCCGGTGCTGATTCTCACGGCGCACGGTTCGGTCGAGGACCGCGTGAAGGGGCTCGATCTCGGCGCCGACGATTATCTGGCCAAGCCGTTCGAACTGACGGAGCTGGAGGCGCGCGCCCGCGCGCTGATCCGGCGCAGCCTCGGCCACGAGCACTCGCGGATCGAATGCGGGCCGCTCGCGTACGACAGCGTCGACCGCAGCTTCCAGCTCGCCGGCGCTGCGCTGTCGCTCACGCCGCGCGAACGCTCGGTGCTGGAGGTGCTGATCCTGCGCAACGGCCGCGCGATCAACAAGGAGACGCTGTCGGAGAAGATCTTCGGGCTCGACGAGTCGGTGAACGCGGATGCGATCGAGATCTACGTGTACCGGCTGCGGAAAAAGCTGGAGAACACCGGCGTCGCGATCGTCACGCTGCGCGGGCTCGGCTACCTGCTCGAAGCGAAGGCCGCCGCATGA